The following proteins are encoded in a genomic region of Mycobacterium sp. 155:
- the secA2 gene encoding accessory Sec system translocase SecA2, producing the protein MPKTSSAKPGRLSSKFWKLLGATTERNEARSLSEVTGAAKFEEKAAGLDDEQLTKAAKLLQLEDLAEAADIPQFLAIAREAAERTTGLRPFDVQLLAALRMMAGDVVEMATGEGKTLSGAIAAAGYAIGGRNVHVITINDYLAKRDAEWMGPLLEALGLTVGWITEDSTAEERRVAYECDVTYASVNEIGFDVLRDQLVTDVADLVSPNPDVALIDEADSVLVDEALVPLVLAGTSHREQPRVEVIRLVGELTAGTDYDTDDDNRNVHLTDAGARKLEARLGNIDLYSEEHVGTTLTEVNVALHAHVLLQRDVHYIVRDNAVHLINASRGRIASLQRWPDGLQAAVEAKEGIETTETGEVLDTITVQALVNRYPTVCGMTGTALAAGEQLRQFYKLGVSPIPPNMPNIREDETDRVYITAAAKADAIVEHIAEVHATGQPVLVGTHDVAESEELHEKLVKAGVPAVVLNAKNDAEEAAVIAEAGKLGSVTVSTQMAGRGTDIRLGGSDESGHDEVAELGGLHVVGTGRHHTERLDNQLRGRAGRQGDPGSSVFFSSWEDDVVAAHLDGGKLPTETDENGRIVNPKAAGLLDHAQRVAEGRLLDVHANTWRYNQLIAQQRAIIVDRRDTLLRTETARDELRERSPERYDSLVEILGEGSEEKLVKICRLIMLYHLDRGWCEHLAYLADIRESIHLRALGRQNPLDEFHRMAVDAFASLAADAIEAAQQTFDTADSIEDEPGVDLSKLARPTSTWTYMVHDNPLNDDTMSALSLPGVFR; encoded by the coding sequence GTGCCGAAGACGTCCAGCGCCAAACCGGGGCGCTTGAGCAGCAAGTTCTGGAAGCTACTGGGTGCCACCACCGAGCGGAACGAGGCCCGTTCGCTCTCGGAGGTCACAGGTGCGGCCAAGTTCGAGGAGAAGGCCGCCGGTCTCGACGACGAGCAGCTGACCAAGGCCGCCAAACTGCTGCAGCTGGAGGACCTGGCCGAGGCTGCCGACATTCCGCAGTTCCTGGCCATCGCCCGTGAGGCCGCCGAACGGACCACCGGGCTCCGTCCCTTCGACGTGCAGTTGCTGGCCGCGCTGCGGATGATGGCCGGCGACGTCGTCGAGATGGCGACAGGCGAGGGCAAGACCCTGTCCGGCGCGATCGCCGCGGCCGGTTACGCCATCGGTGGACGCAATGTGCACGTCATCACCATCAACGACTACCTGGCCAAACGCGACGCGGAATGGATGGGTCCGCTGCTGGAGGCGCTGGGACTGACCGTCGGCTGGATCACCGAGGATTCGACGGCCGAGGAGCGCCGCGTGGCCTACGAGTGTGACGTCACCTACGCGTCGGTCAACGAGATCGGCTTCGACGTCCTGCGTGATCAGCTGGTCACCGACGTCGCCGACCTGGTATCGCCCAACCCCGATGTCGCGCTCATCGACGAGGCCGACTCGGTGCTGGTCGACGAGGCGCTGGTGCCGCTCGTGCTGGCGGGGACGAGCCACCGCGAACAGCCCCGGGTCGAGGTCATCCGACTGGTCGGCGAACTCACCGCGGGCACTGACTATGACACCGACGACGACAACCGCAACGTGCACCTCACCGACGCCGGGGCCCGTAAGTTGGAGGCCCGACTGGGCAACATCGACCTGTACTCCGAGGAGCACGTCGGCACCACGCTCACCGAGGTCAACGTGGCGCTGCACGCACACGTGCTGCTGCAGCGCGATGTGCACTACATCGTGCGCGACAACGCGGTGCACCTCATCAACGCCTCGCGGGGCCGTATCGCTTCGCTACAGCGCTGGCCCGACGGATTGCAGGCCGCGGTTGAAGCCAAGGAGGGCATCGAGACCACCGAGACCGGTGAGGTGCTCGACACCATCACCGTCCAGGCGCTGGTCAACCGCTATCCGACCGTATGCGGCATGACCGGCACCGCACTCGCTGCTGGTGAGCAGCTGCGTCAGTTCTACAAGCTCGGCGTGTCGCCGATCCCGCCGAACATGCCCAACATCCGCGAGGACGAAACCGACCGGGTGTATATCACCGCCGCGGCCAAGGCCGACGCGATCGTCGAGCACATAGCCGAGGTGCACGCGACCGGACAACCCGTCCTGGTCGGCACCCACGATGTCGCCGAATCCGAAGAGCTGCACGAGAAGCTGGTCAAGGCCGGGGTTCCCGCCGTGGTCCTCAACGCGAAGAACGATGCCGAGGAGGCCGCGGTGATCGCCGAGGCCGGAAAGCTCGGATCGGTCACGGTGTCCACCCAGATGGCCGGGCGGGGTACCGACATCCGACTGGGTGGGTCCGATGAATCCGGTCACGATGAAGTGGCCGAACTCGGCGGTCTGCACGTGGTCGGCACCGGGCGGCACCACACCGAGCGGCTGGACAATCAGCTACGCGGCCGTGCCGGCCGACAGGGCGATCCGGGCTCGTCGGTGTTCTTCTCCAGCTGGGAGGACGACGTGGTGGCCGCCCACCTAGACGGCGGCAAACTCCCGACCGAGACGGACGAGAACGGCCGGATCGTCAACCCCAAGGCAGCCGGGCTGCTCGACCACGCCCAGCGCGTGGCGGAGGGCCGGCTGCTGGACGTGCACGCCAACACCTGGCGCTACAACCAGCTGATCGCCCAGCAGCGCGCCATCATCGTGGACCGCCGTGACACCCTGCTACGCACCGAGACCGCGCGTGACGAGCTCCGGGAACGTTCGCCGGAACGCTACGACAGTCTCGTCGAAATTCTTGGCGAGGGCAGCGAAGAGAAGCTGGTCAAGATCTGCCGGCTGATCATGCTGTATCACCTGGACCGCGGCTGGTGCGAGCATCTTGCGTACCTTGCCGATATCCGCGAGAGCATCCACCTGAGGGCTTTGGGGAGGCAGAACCCACTCGACGAGTTCCACCGGATGGCCGTGGACGCGTTCGCCTCGCTGGCCGCCGACGCCATCGAGGCGGCCCAGCAGACCTTCGACACAGCGGACTCGATCGAGGACGAACCCGGCGTCGATCTGTCCAAACTGGCGCGGCCCACCTCGACGTGGACCTACATGGTTCACGACAACCCGCTCAACGACGACACCATGTCTGCACTGAGCCTGCCCGGGGTGTTCCGCTAA
- a CDS encoding CDP-alcohol phosphatidyltransferase family protein: MDNAPAPKGRRAAPDATAVPDRIVTVPNALSVLRLVLVPVFLWLLFSVHANAWAVAVLVFSGFSDWADGKIARLIANQSSRLGELLDPLVDRIYMVTVPLALALYGVVPWWFVATLIGRDLVLAATLPVVRSRGLTALPVTYIGKAATFALMAGFPPVLLGQWDALWSRVVLYCGWAFLIWGMALYLWSAVLYLIQVVLVVRHLPKVPR; encoded by the coding sequence ATGGACAACGCGCCTGCTCCCAAGGGCAGGCGCGCGGCTCCGGACGCGACCGCGGTGCCGGACCGGATAGTGACTGTGCCCAACGCGCTCAGCGTGCTGCGGCTGGTGCTGGTGCCTGTGTTCCTGTGGTTGCTGTTCAGCGTTCACGCGAACGCGTGGGCGGTCGCGGTGTTGGTGTTCAGCGGGTTCTCGGACTGGGCCGACGGCAAGATCGCCCGCCTGATTGCCAACCAGTCCTCGCGGCTGGGTGAACTGCTGGATCCACTTGTGGACCGGATCTACATGGTGACCGTCCCGCTGGCGCTGGCGCTGTATGGCGTGGTGCCGTGGTGGTTCGTGGCCACGTTGATCGGACGCGATCTCGTGTTGGCGGCCACCCTGCCGGTGGTGCGCAGCCGCGGGCTGACCGCCCTGCCCGTGACTTACATCGGCAAGGCTGCCACGTTCGCGCTGATGGCGGGGTTTCCTCCGGTTCTGCTCGGACAGTGGGATGCGTTGTGGAGCAGGGTGGTTCTGTACTGCGGCTGGGCATTCCTGATCTGGGGCATGGCGCTGTATCTGTGGTCGGCGGTGCTGTATCTGATTCAGGTGGTGTTGGTGGTGCGCCACCTACCGAAGGTGCCGCGATGA
- a CDS encoding DUF881 domain-containing protein produces the protein MSTSGASELGGYASGAGLNTHDADAPARIPVPSLLQSLLSEHLDPGYAAAAAARETGAKPRRRLGEWAWQVLAALAIATVFAVAAAQAQITAPAAREAQHTLAGRVRAVEAATRHASATRDALTDQVDAERHAKLGMDENGQRLLSNLDTANIVAAATPMIGPGLTVTVTDPGMSKDLSDVSKQRVAGSQQVILDRDLQLVVNSLWVSGAEAIAVGGVRIGAGVTIRQAGGGILVDNQPITSPYAIVAIGPPHGMADAFDRSPGLQRLRLLETSYGVEVSVSAGDSLSVPAVPVRDVNFAKQIGRP, from the coding sequence ATGAGCACTTCTGGGGCCAGCGAACTCGGGGGCTATGCCTCAGGCGCCGGGCTGAACACCCACGACGCCGACGCGCCGGCGCGTATCCCGGTGCCGTCACTGCTGCAGTCGTTGCTGTCAGAGCATCTGGACCCCGGCTATGCCGCGGCGGCCGCCGCTCGGGAGACGGGTGCCAAACCGCGGCGCCGGCTCGGCGAATGGGCCTGGCAAGTGCTGGCCGCGCTGGCGATTGCCACCGTTTTCGCGGTCGCGGCCGCGCAGGCCCAGATCACGGCCCCGGCTGCCCGAGAGGCCCAGCACACCCTGGCCGGCCGAGTGCGGGCGGTGGAGGCCGCCACGCGACATGCCAGTGCTACGCGGGATGCGCTGACGGATCAAGTGGATGCCGAGCGACACGCCAAACTGGGTATGGACGAGAACGGCCAACGGTTGCTCAGCAATCTCGATACCGCCAATATCGTTGCCGCCGCAACACCGATGATCGGTCCGGGTCTGACCGTCACAGTGACCGATCCGGGCATGTCGAAGGACCTCAGCGACGTGTCCAAGCAGCGGGTGGCGGGCAGCCAGCAGGTGATCCTCGACCGTGACCTGCAACTCGTGGTCAATTCGCTGTGGGTCAGTGGCGCCGAGGCCATTGCGGTCGGCGGCGTGCGGATCGGTGCGGGAGTCACCATCCGGCAGGCCGGCGGTGGGATCTTGGTCGACAATCAGCCGATCACGAGTCCGTATGCCATCGTGGCCATTGGCCCACCGCATGGGATGGCCGACGCCTTCGACCGCAGCCCCGGGCTGCAACGGCTGCGGTTGCTGGAGACCTCGTACGGTGTCGAGGTCAGCGTGAGCGCCGGTGACAGCCTCAGTGTGCCGGCGGTGCCGGTGCGGGATGTCAACTTCGCCAAGCAGATTGGACGACCTTGA
- a CDS encoding small basic family protein, with the protein MIGIAALVVGIVLGLVFHPSVPEVVEPYLPIAVVAALDAVFGGLRAYLERIFDSKVFVISFVFNVLVAALIVYVGDQLGVGTQLSTAIIVVLGIRIFGNAAALRRRLFGA; encoded by the coding sequence ATGATCGGAATCGCCGCACTTGTCGTCGGGATCGTGTTGGGTTTGGTGTTTCATCCCAGCGTGCCTGAGGTCGTCGAGCCCTACCTGCCGATCGCCGTCGTCGCTGCGCTCGATGCGGTATTCGGCGGGCTGCGCGCCTACCTGGAACGCATCTTCGACTCCAAGGTGTTCGTCATCTCGTTCGTCTTCAACGTGCTGGTCGCGGCGTTGATCGTGTACGTCGGTGACCAGTTGGGAGTGGGCACCCAGTTGTCGACGGCGATCATCGTAGTGCTCGGCATCCGGATCTTCGGCAACGCTGCCGCGTTGCGCCGCAGGCTGTTCGGCGCCTGA
- a CDS encoding DUF881 domain-containing protein — MSEAEHPQDADLPARPPEAAHAPAGENASPDVTETGLHKADHHGRHEMPADMPRNRWANLAVMQRGRSQLMFGALGLLLCVLLGVAIVTQVRQNDSGDSLETARPADLLILLDSLQQREASLNTEVADLQRTLQQLQASGSSDQAAIENAQARLAALSIQIGTVGATGPGVTLTIADTAPGVSAETMLDVINELRAAGAEAIEIRGGGADQQSAVRVGVDTWVVGTPGRLMIDNVALQPPYSVLAIGDPPTLAAAMNIPGGAMDSIKRVGGTMVVQQAERVDVTALRHPKPRQYAQPVK, encoded by the coding sequence ATGAGTGAAGCCGAGCACCCGCAGGACGCTGATTTGCCCGCCCGCCCGCCCGAGGCGGCTCATGCTCCGGCCGGCGAGAATGCGTCCCCGGACGTCACGGAGACCGGTCTGCACAAGGCGGACCATCACGGCCGGCACGAGATGCCCGCCGACATGCCGCGCAACCGGTGGGCGAATCTTGCCGTCATGCAACGGGGCCGCTCCCAGTTGATGTTCGGCGCGCTCGGGCTGCTGCTGTGCGTGTTGCTCGGAGTGGCGATCGTCACCCAGGTCCGGCAGAACGATTCGGGTGATTCTCTGGAAACCGCGCGTCCGGCCGACCTGTTGATCCTGCTGGATTCTCTGCAGCAGCGCGAGGCATCGCTGAATACGGAGGTAGCCGATCTGCAGCGGACGCTGCAACAGCTCCAGGCGTCGGGCAGCAGCGATCAGGCAGCGATCGAGAACGCCCAGGCCCGCTTGGCCGCCCTGTCCATCCAGATCGGTACGGTCGGGGCGACGGGCCCCGGCGTGACCCTGACCATCGCCGATACCGCGCCCGGGGTGTCGGCCGAGACCATGCTCGATGTCATCAACGAACTGCGCGCGGCTGGCGCCGAGGCCATCGAGATCCGTGGCGGTGGGGCGGATCAGCAAAGCGCTGTACGCGTCGGCGTCGACACGTGGGTGGTCGGCACACCCGGCCGGCTCATGATCGACAACGTCGCCCTGCAGCCGCCCTATTCGGTTCTGGCGATTGGCGATCCCCCCACGCTCGCAGCGGCGATGAACATTCCTGGCGGCGCGATGGACAGTATCAAGCGGGTTGGCGGGACGATGGTGGTACAACAAGCCGAGCGGGTCGACGTGACCGCCTTGCGGCATCCGAAACCGCGCCAATACGCTCAGCCCGTCAAGTGA
- the gcvH gene encoding glycine cleavage system protein GcvH, protein MSEIPAELYYTSEHEWVQRTGDDVVRVGITDYAQSALGDVVFVQLPDVGTDLTAGDSFGEVESTKSVSDLYAPVTAKVIAVNGDLEANPQLVNSDPYGEGWLVDLQLESGVLGDALTGLLDADGYRAVASE, encoded by the coding sequence GTGAGCGAGATCCCAGCCGAGCTGTACTACACATCTGAGCACGAGTGGGTGCAGCGCACCGGTGATGACGTGGTACGCGTGGGTATCACCGACTATGCCCAGTCGGCTTTGGGTGACGTGGTGTTCGTTCAACTGCCGGATGTCGGCACCGACCTGACCGCAGGTGACTCGTTCGGTGAGGTGGAATCGACCAAGTCGGTATCGGACCTGTATGCGCCGGTGACCGCGAAAGTCATTGCCGTCAACGGTGATCTGGAAGCCAATCCGCAGCTGGTCAACTCCGATCCGTACGGTGAGGGTTGGCTCGTGGACCTCCAGCTGGAGTCTGGTGTGCTCGGCGACGCGCTGACCGGCCTGCTCGACGCCGACGGCTACCGCGCGGTCGCGTCGGAGTAA
- the garA gene encoding glycogen accumulation regulator GarA: MTDKDSNLGADQTSDEVTVETTSVFRADFLNELDAPAAKSAEGTVSGVEGLPSGSALLVVKRGPNAGSRFLLDQPTTSAGRHPDSDIFLDDVTVSRRHAEFRLEGAEFQVVDVGSLNGTYVNREPVDSAVLANGDEVQIGKFRLVFLTGPRSDDDSGLTS, from the coding sequence GTGACGGACAAGGACAGCAATCTGGGGGCTGACCAGACGTCTGACGAAGTTACGGTGGAGACGACATCCGTCTTCCGCGCGGACTTCCTCAACGAACTGGATGCCCCCGCTGCGAAGAGCGCCGAAGGCACCGTCTCCGGGGTTGAGGGCCTTCCCTCCGGTTCGGCTTTACTCGTCGTCAAACGCGGCCCAAATGCGGGCTCGCGTTTCCTCCTCGACCAGCCGACCACCTCGGCCGGGCGGCATCCGGACAGCGACATCTTCCTCGATGACGTGACCGTGAGCCGTCGCCATGCCGAGTTCCGGTTGGAGGGTGCCGAGTTCCAGGTCGTCGACGTCGGCAGCCTCAATGGCACCTACGTCAACCGCGAACCGGTCGACTCTGCCGTGCTCGCCAATGGCGACGAGGTGCAGATCGGCAAGTTCCGCCTGGTGTTCCTGACCGGCCCCAGGTCCGACGACGACAGTGGCTTGACCAGCTAG
- a CDS encoding MerR family transcriptional regulator produces the protein MTQPDRPALAGMSIGAVLDLLRGDFPDVTISKIRFLEAEGLVTPERTASGYRRFTAYDCARLRFILTAQRDQYLPLKVIKAQLDAQPDGELPQSGSGYAVPRLVAVEPADGAAAVSAVAPTQVRLSREDVLVRSGVEDELLGALVKNGVITTGPGGFFDEHSVVIAQCAGALADYGVEPRHLRAFRSAADRQSDLIAQIAGPMVKAGKAGARDRADDLAREVAALAITLHTSLIKSAVRDVLDR, from the coding sequence ATGACTCAGCCTGACCGCCCAGCACTTGCCGGGATGTCGATTGGTGCTGTCCTCGACCTGCTCCGCGGTGACTTTCCCGACGTGACGATCTCGAAGATCCGGTTCCTGGAAGCCGAGGGGTTGGTCACGCCGGAGCGCACAGCGTCGGGATATCGGCGGTTCACCGCGTATGACTGTGCGCGGCTGCGGTTCATCCTGACGGCGCAACGGGACCAGTACCTGCCGCTGAAGGTGATCAAGGCGCAACTGGACGCCCAGCCCGACGGCGAGCTGCCCCAGAGTGGATCCGGTTATGCCGTACCGCGTTTGGTGGCAGTGGAACCGGCTGACGGTGCAGCAGCAGTGTCGGCCGTGGCGCCGACTCAGGTGCGGTTGTCGCGCGAGGACGTGTTGGTTCGTTCAGGTGTCGAGGACGAGCTCTTGGGCGCATTGGTCAAGAACGGTGTGATCACCACCGGCCCGGGCGGGTTTTTCGACGAGCATTCTGTGGTGATCGCGCAGTGTGCCGGCGCGCTTGCCGATTACGGCGTGGAGCCCCGCCATCTGCGCGCGTTCCGGTCGGCTGCCGACCGGCAATCCGACCTGATCGCCCAGATTGCCGGACCAATGGTCAAGGCCGGCAAGGCCGGGGCCCGCGACCGGGCCGACGATCTGGCCAGGGAGGTGGCCGCGCTGGCGATCACCTTGCACACGTCGTTGATCAAGTCGGCGGTGCGAGACGTTCTCGACCGCTGA